The DNA window CATGGAAACAATGTTGGGTTGTTTACCAGCAGGGGGGTATAAAGGATCCTGAGGGGAGAAAGGCATCCCTTGAGTATCAGCAACAGATTTGACCCAATTAGTATAATCCTCATAAGTAGCACAGTCTCTCTGACCAAAATGTTTCTTATCTCTCCAACAAATATTTTTCCAAGCTTGGGCGGCTTCTGCCATTTGCCCACTGTCAGTGGCAGCATGATAGAAAATATTCTCAGCAACCTCTGTTTGTTCAGGAGGACTTACAAAAGCGTATCCAAACGTTCTCCTAGCCAAGACGGGATTATAGTTGATTCCACCTCTAAGGCCCATAAGAGGTACGTTCTTGAACTTTCCGCAACTCATAACAACTTCCATGTCTTCTAAAGCTTTATTATACCAGACAATATCTTTAGCCCTCAGCCCCATAATCCTCTCAGCCCACTTAGATGTGTGCCTATTATCAACGAAAGCGCCACGCTCAGGCAGATGTGACCTGAACCATCGGTATAACAACGGAGCACAGAATCTAACCAGACCTCCCTTCTGACTACTCTTGTGATGAATGgagtgataaacatcccccaaaagTGTAGGCACCGGATTCTGcaagatgaatatatgaattgcattcatgTCGACAAAGTTAGGAACGTTTGAGAACATCACGATGCCATATATACTTAGAGCCAAGATAGCCCTAAATGTGTCCCATTCTTTTGCTTCAGCAACATCACAACCCCTTTTGACCAGAAACTCCATGCAAAAACCAAGACCTCCTCCCTTCTTAGTGAGATTTGCTTCCACGaccgacttgctcaaataaagagccttagcaatTTCAATGGAATCAGGGGCCTTCATGGTGCCATAGTATGGTACTTCCTTCTTTATAGGAACGCCAAGAAATAAGGAATACTCTTCTAAAGTCGGAACCAAGAGGTAGTCAGTGAACGTGAAGCAGCGAAGGGAAGGATTATAGAACTGAAGCAAAGTGTGAACTCCCTCTTGCTCGTACttggtgaacggcatcttgagaagactcagaatgtacccatatttttctcggaaattggttgactcatctggcgtaatcttctttgctaaacacccaagggaatccagattcggattcAGGAAAGAATAAGAGGGGTTGCGTCTACCAGTCTTCATTGATGTGGCCATGTGTTGGTCGAAGACAAAGccaaaagttcctgaaaataaatgaacatgcatgttaaatgatatggcggaatgcatttcattgggagaatcctaaagccttttcattatttcttttcgtttcttttcttttcttctttcttctcctttttttttttgcaaaaaatgtatattttgtcactattttttttttttgaaatagactttaggattctccacgaatgaagtgaggtggatgcaataacatgatgtgtcatgtgtgtgatgtagtgagagactgaatgtccctcgcagCTCTGAATAACTGGGTAACACTGACTATagcaggttcaaaattccggcttcagattgcaaaatggaaatcagggtatgatgaaggctagtatcctgtcccaccccaaactcacaggtatgaattctagacacggacaggtggtccctaatggtcactagggtctacagttcccatggggtacaaagtgtttgaggcagcaagcgtgccagacacagtgttccatgaaagaacctcgcccggttgtggtaccccatgttgaactcgatcgtagcaagagccacgggagtcaacatgagcatccacgctaatcctatgtgtcactggcctgggtagtgggccttttacctcacaaaaaccccccacctgcaaaacaaagcagaaaaatatgtggcccccacggggacccataatatagtccagatgcatgatgtgcaagcagaaaataaacatgatatgcaagcagaaaataaacatgcaaacatatatacaagatatagacataaaaaacaaataaacacccaataaaataaaacaaacaaaggctaggatcgacttgcttaggtaatccccagcagagtcgccagctgtcgcacgctcgcgaaaaaggaacagagtcgccaccaatatatttatcccataagggaaaggaatatcagaaaacctaacaaaggaaggaacaaggtcttgcgaccagagaatttaggtacgggagtcggttacgcaaggggaaggtattagcacccctcgcgcccatcgtactcgatggtacccacctatgtttgtttctatctaaagggtgtatctatgtctacttatatgtgaatgcatgcaaaaagagatacggagaaaagaaggaattatttacaaatgtgctcgttcaagctccgcgacttgatgcctacgtatccttttcaggaatcagagcgccgtagttcggctcacgattttctgtttgtttttgtgttttttagttgggcggagttaacgctcgcgctcttgcataaggggacagcctaggatgcaatagagcggagataacaatgcccttaagaaaggagagaagagagagagtttgagtgtttcgaggaaatccctaaagcaagggaaactcgagttactctttggtttgtgtcttttagaatttgggaacttacgcccgaatggaaccctaaagcaagggaaatccaggcactcgaatgattccctaaagcaagggagattcaagcttccattccctttttaatgattttcacttttttattaatgttttttaagtgttttctttgtattttttaaagggattttattttgaatatttattagtgttttatgttgaaaagaaaaagaatgaaagagggggactagcctaatttctaagcctaatgTCATTCTAATTCTAAATCCTAATAGAAGTGGGGAAGAGATTATTTAAGCAtttcacaatataagaaaatattcaaaaaataaaaggaacaaagtctaaactatttatgaaaatattcacaagcaattgcatttttattcatatgagaaactatttttattaaagactaaaaactatttatttattatggtttatcaaccaatcaaaattcaaggaaacaacaattaaaaaaaaatcaattaaagaaaataaaattctaaaaagtctaattgggtgaaaaatgtttttgtcaatttttatttgaaaaaaagaatTATTAATTGCAAAAGATTTAAAAgcataaaaagaaaaatcaatttttattatttgtttttttgttaacaGCAAGGGGGTGTAAAATCAATTagcaattaaactaaaattatGTACAAACAGAACTGGGCCCAAAATAGAAGGGGTGGAGATAGCAGGGTGTGTCATGGCCCAGTCAAAAGGCGCATGGTGTATTAGCACACTGGGGGTACGGTTTAGAAGAGGTGTGAGGCCCAAGGCGTGAGGCCCATGCATCTACTCCACTTGATGCTATTTCCTCTCTTCattcatttcattttattattatatggcAGATTTTTTGAAGCATGTGTATTATTGTACTATTAGCATGCATATTGAAGCATTTAACGTAACACAACCATACATCAATCGGTGCAGTTAGATTTTAAAGTCACTAAAAGACAAAAGTGTCAATGAGCCAATCGTGAGCCAGCAACACATCACTTAATCATTTGAATAAGACAAAAGCACAGAATAATGGGAAGAGAGCCAACACATTCGTGCCACGTCACTGACGGAAAGGGAGGGGCAGTCAATACACAGACGCCGGAGATACCAACTCCGGTCATCTTCTTTGTTTAGCGCCGCCGCCGGAATTCGTAAAAAAACTCCAGAAATTCACGAAATTAACATCATTCGATTCAGAATTCGTCACTGATCACGGATCCGGCACTAGATTTTGCTAACTCTTTCTCTATCATGCAAACAGATCGTGATTTTAAAACCCTAACCTAAACAAAACTTCACCAAAACTCGTTCCGACTACATCAATCAAATCACAAGCGCCTACGATATTAAAACACATGAATGAAACGTCCAAAGCTCATCATGACAATTAATACAGAAACACATTCCAAGAAATTTGCAGGTGCGACTAATGCCATAGGTGAGGAAGCCACGTATACACTACATAAGTCTAACTGTGTTGTTATCATGGATAGAGTTTTCAGATCTTACCTGATGAAGTCTTGAATCCGAGCAAAGATAGAGATGATCTCCGCGAGCTGCTTCCACTTCCTTGAATCTTGGTGAGGACTGACAGAagtgcttgatgatgatgatggatttGAAACGAGTTTGCTGCATTTGTTGCTTTGGTAGAGAGAAGgagtgatgatgatgttgatgatgaaggTGCAGTGATGAGAAGGTGCGTGGTGGTGGTTCTTGCGTGGTGGTGGAGAAGAGTGGGAGATTCGGTTATGGTGGTGGCGGAGGTGAAAGGAGATACTGATCAGAGTTTGTTAGGGGTTGTTGGAGGTGGCCGGAAGAGTTAGTTATGGTGGTGGAAGGAGTGGCCGGAATGAGGAAAGAGAGAGGGTGGGGGagaatgaggagagaaagagtGTGAAATGTGAGTGAGAGAGAGGAGAGTGTGTGAGTTTTTGTGGATCGTGACTGAATAAAGTGAGGGTTGCATATGCTTTTATAGGGCAAGTGTGAGGTGAACGGAATAGTTCTCTTGAGTGTGAGATTCCAATGAGTGAGCAATTTGCAGCAACTTTCCACTcctcttgaatgtgggactttattTGGCAATGCTTAATGCACAAGTTTGTGTAATTATGGCAAGTCTCCCAAATGCTTTCACATATACAATGTGTGCATGGTTTAATGAAGAAAAGCTAATGGTGATGTGTTAATGCTATCAAGGTTTGCTGCAAGGTTCTACTATACCTCATGCCAAGAAAGATGCTCAAAGTGCTTTCTTCCCATGCTCATATCTCTCACCATAGTCCTCCAATTAAGCCATTTTTGGACTCATTGCAAAGAGGGCATGTAATGGAACAATATTGATGTCATAGGCTTCTTGGGATAATGCTTGGAGCTTCCACAAAGTAACATGGAACTTGGTTGCATGGCTGATGCATGCCCTACGTGTGCATGGCAAGGCTCAGCACTACATGCAGGGCGTAGGAATGATCTGGACCGGGGCATGACTTcagagttctctttcttgttccATGCTTGCCCAAAATTAATGAAACAAGGTTTAATGGATAGGGGGCGTGGCAAAGAACACTTCAATATTAAGCTTGTTCaaaatgaaggcttgtggaggaagaaaactGCGTTTGAATTTAGCCCACCAAGTGTTTGtggaaatgccaggtcatgacctggatTTTGGGCCTGCCTGGCGCTGCATCCTGGCTAGTGTGGAGGCGCTACTTTGGAAGCTTGCCTCTCACTCAATACTGGTTCAATTGACTCACTTCTTGCTTCAATGGATAGAGgggatggcaaggaagagatacataccaagtttgcacccatggcacttctgtagagctctaaaaatggctggagatttggcatgccaggtgtttgtgaaaatgtcatgtcatgacctgacttgtgacctggaataggacttggttcaaatgagtttccagcaacttccccgcactttaactcttcatacaagcttcaagtGAAAAAATGTCCAACtgcaaagttgttctcctccatgagaggaacaactttgatgt is part of the Vicia villosa cultivar HV-30 ecotype Madison, WI linkage group LG2, Vvil1.0, whole genome shotgun sequence genome and encodes:
- the LOC131649644 gene encoding uncharacterized protein LOC131649644; protein product: MPFTKYEQEGVHTLLQFYNPSLRCFTFTDYLLVPTLEEYSLFLGVPIKKEVPYYGTMKAPDSIEIAKALYLSKSVVEANLTKKGGGLGFCMEFLVKRGCDVAEAKEWDTFRAILALSIYGIVMFSNVPNFVDMNAIHIFILQNPVPTLLGDVYHSIHHKSSQKGGLVRFCAPLLYRWFRSHLPERGAFVDNRHTSKWAERIMGLRAKDIVWYNKALEDMEVVMSCGKFKNVPLMGLRGGINYNPVLARRTFGYAFVSPPEQTEVAENIFYHAATDSGQMAEAAQAWKNICWRDKKHFGQRDCATYEDYTNWVKSVADTQGMPFSPQDPLYPPAELEELYARGSTSQKRPRMTVSSKSTETQEKKIKEHYEAQLAELTTKLQIQTENANSEKSRRKKADKLLLDRQNTIEKCYEEIRKLKGQIREKDQSNAQVQEEARYWEVKNRHMETMHFRKDLLIQEIIKRPTRVETKKLFEEMKTWSDKNIGESPLRHVDMEDPA